The Kocuria sp. TGY1127_2 genome includes a window with the following:
- a CDS encoding MFS transporter: MTATTSTTASRTERLDHLPLSRKHLRLLGGSGIGWALDAMDVGLISFIMAALAAHWGLNATQTSWLGSIGFVGMALGAALGGLLADKFGRRKVFALTLLVYGLATGASALSAGLGTLLALRFIVGLGLGAELPVASTLVSEFSPRSIRGRMVVILEAFWAIGWIAAALIGTFVVTASPDGWRWALALGCIPALYALAVRFGFPESVRFLESRGRHQEAETIVRSFEEASGQDWRSESEHSTQPARTAEPSKSSGAESVWSPRLRQRTLAFWIIWFCINLSYYGAFIWIPSLLHAQGYTLVKSFSFTLVMTLAQIPGYALSALLIERWGRRSTLATFLIGSAGAAALFGVSTSDWSIIFTGCLLSFFNLGAWGALYAIGPELYPTAIRGTGTGAAAGFGRIASIIAPLIAPPILLLGGPLALFSLFAAAFLAAAFAALALPELRGRALE; this comes from the coding sequence GGACGTCGGACTCATTTCCTTCATCATGGCCGCACTCGCGGCGCATTGGGGGTTGAACGCTACCCAGACGTCGTGGCTGGGTTCCATCGGATTCGTCGGCATGGCGCTCGGAGCCGCACTCGGTGGCCTACTGGCCGACAAATTCGGCAGACGCAAGGTCTTCGCTCTGACACTGTTGGTCTACGGCTTGGCCACGGGAGCATCGGCCCTTTCGGCCGGATTGGGTACGTTATTGGCCTTGCGGTTTATCGTGGGCCTGGGTCTCGGAGCCGAGTTGCCGGTCGCCTCGACCCTCGTATCCGAATTCTCGCCGCGCTCGATCCGGGGCCGCATGGTCGTGATTCTCGAGGCATTTTGGGCCATCGGCTGGATTGCCGCAGCGTTGATCGGCACTTTCGTCGTCACAGCCTCGCCCGACGGGTGGAGGTGGGCCCTCGCCCTGGGATGCATCCCGGCGCTCTACGCATTGGCGGTCCGCTTCGGCTTCCCCGAGTCCGTGCGATTTTTGGAATCCAGGGGTCGACACCAAGAGGCCGAGACCATCGTCCGCTCCTTTGAGGAGGCCTCGGGACAGGACTGGCGTTCGGAATCGGAGCACTCTACCCAACCGGCCAGGACCGCAGAACCGAGCAAGTCTTCAGGGGCAGAGTCTGTCTGGTCCCCGCGCCTGCGTCAGAGAACCCTGGCCTTCTGGATCATTTGGTTTTGCATCAACCTGTCCTACTACGGAGCCTTCATTTGGATTCCGTCGCTTCTCCACGCCCAGGGATACACATTGGTCAAGTCTTTCAGCTTCACGCTGGTCATGACTCTCGCCCAGATCCCCGGCTATGCACTGTCGGCACTCCTGATCGAGAGATGGGGGCGGCGCTCAACCCTTGCAACCTTCCTGATTGGATCCGCAGGCGCCGCGGCCCTGTTCGGCGTCTCGACGAGCGACTGGTCCATCATCTTCACGGGATGCCTCCTATCCTTCTTCAATCTCGGAGCATGGGGCGCCTTGTATGCCATCGGTCCGGAGCTGTACCCCACGGCCATCCGCGGCACAGGAACCGGAGCCGCGGCGGGATTCGGACGCATCGCTTCCATCATTGCCCCACTCATCGCTCCCCCGATACTTCTCCTCGGTGGACCATTGGCCCTCTTCAGCCTCTTCGCGGCCGCGTTCCTCGCCGCCGCTTTCGCCGCGCTCGCCCTCCCCGAGCTGAGAGGTCGCGCTCTGGAGTAA